From the Canis lupus baileyi chromosome 37, mCanLup2.hap1, whole genome shotgun sequence genome, one window contains:
- the PRSS16 gene encoding thymus-specific serine protease, with protein sequence MQTWDRMAHRSALRLGPLLLLSLCASSTPVSLLRRLGEHLGQIQDSSSPSLSLGPGAVAIPKQGWLEQPLDPFNASDTRSFLQRYWVNDQHWTSQRGPVFLHLGGESSLRSGSVLRGHPTALAPAWGALVIGLEHRFYGLSVPPGGLDVAQLRFLSSRHALADVASARLALARLFNVSSSSPWICFGGSYAGSLAAWARLKFPHLIFASVASSAPVRATLDFSEYNEVVSRSLTRTALGGSPECRAAASAAFAEVERRLHAGGATRSALRAELGACSPLDRAEDQAELLGALQALVGGAVQYDAQAGVPLSVRGLCGLLLEGRSNRSRSAPYHGLRRAVQVVMHSLGQRCLSFSRAETVAQLKVTDSQVSGVGDRQWLYQTCTEFGFYITCEGPRCPFSQVPALPSQLELCEQVFGLSASSVVQAVAQTNSYYGGQTPGATQVLFINGDTDPWHVLSITQASGPLESALLIPSASHCMDMAPDRPSDSPSLRLGRQSIFQQLQTWLRLAEESQVRSRA encoded by the exons ATGCAGACCTGGGACAGGATGGCCCACAGGTCTGCCCTGAGGCTGggccctctgctcctgctttccctctgtgCATCCTCCACTCCAG TCTCCCTCCTTCGGCGCTTGGGCGAGCACCTTGGACAGATTCAGgacagctccagccccagcctgaGTTTAGGGCCAGGCGCTGTGGCCATCCCCAAACAAGGGTGGCTGGAGCAGCCACTGGACCCCTTCAACGCATCCGACACTCGGTCCTTCCTGCAG CGGTATTGGGTGAATGACCAACACTGGACCAGCCAGCGTGGACCCGTGTTCCTGCATCTGGGAGGCGAGAGCAGCCTCAGGTCTGGCTCAGTGCTGAGAG GGCACCCTacagccctggccccagcctggggAGCCCTGGTGATAGGCCTGGAGCACAGGTTTTATGGCTTGAGTGTCCCCCCTGGAGGCCTGGATGTGGCCCAGCTCCGCTTCTTGTCCAGCCGCCACGC gCTGGCGGACGTGGCCTCTGCCCGCCTGGCACTCGCCCGCCTCTTCAACgtctcctcctccagcccctggatCTGCTTTGGAGGCTCCTACGCCGGCTCCCTGGCCGCCTGGGCCAGGCTAAAG TTCCCCCACCTCATTTTCGCATCGGTCGCCTCCTCCGCTCCAGTGCGGGCCACGCTGGATTTCTCCGAGTATAACGAG GTGGTGTCCCGAAGCCTGACGAGAACTGCCCTCGGCGGATCCCCGGAG TGCCGGGCGGCGGCGTCCGCAGCCTTCGCAGAGGTGGAGCGACGGCTGCACGCGGGCGGGGCGACTCGCTCGGCGCTGCGGGCGGAGCTGGGCGCCTGCTCACCTCTGGACAGAGCCGAGGACCAGGCGGAGCTGCTGGGGGCGCTGCAGGCCCTGGTGGGGGGCGCCGTGCAGTACGACGCGCAGGCCGGGGTGCCGCTGAGCGTGCGAGGGCTCTGCGGACTCCTGCTCGAGGGCCGGAGCAACCGCAGCCGCTCCGCGCCCTACCACGGGCTGCGGCGGGCAGTGCAG GTTGTCATGCACAGTCTCGGCCAGAGGTGTTTAAGCTTCTCCCGAGCAGAAACAGTGGCACAACTGAAGGTCACAGATTCCCAAGTGTCAGGTGTGGGTGACCGGCAGTGGTTGTACCAGACATGTACAGAGTTTGGCTTCT ATATCACCTGTGAGGGCCCCAGGTGCCCTTTTTCCCAGGTCCCAGCACTGCCATCCCAGCTAGAGCTATGTGAGCAGGTGTTTGGGCTCTCAGCCTCATCTGTAGTGCAGGCTGTGGCCCAGACAAACTCCTACTACGGTGGCCAGACCCCAGGGGCCACCCAAGTGCTCTTCATTAACG GGGACACAGACCCCTGGCATGTGCTAAGCATAACACAAGCCTCAGGTCCCTTGGAGTCAGCCCTTCTCATCCCAAGTGCTTCCCACTGCATGGACATGGCACCGGACAGGCCCTCAGACTCCCCCAGCCTCCGCCTAGGGCGCCAG AGCATCTTCCAGCAGCTGCAGACCTGGCTCAGGCTGGCAGAGGAGAGCCAGGTTCGGAGTAGGGCCTGA